The Eleutherodactylus coqui strain aEleCoq1 chromosome 6, aEleCoq1.hap1, whole genome shotgun sequence genome window below encodes:
- the EFCAB11 gene encoding EF-hand calcium-binding domain-containing protein 11 isoform X2, translating to MCTARDGERRRRFLQVFKACDEDKKGYLSREDLKVAVVMLFGYKPSKIEVDTMVPSLSKTGGVRPDEFVRLMALKRSAQLSFGYQRQIFSVFDTHCRGFLNVDDFKRAFKRVAPHLSEQTVIEAFST from the exons ATGTGTACAGCGCGGgacggggagaggaggaggaggtttctgcag GTGTTCAAGGCTTGTGATGAAGACAAGAAAGGTTATCTCAGCAGAGAAGATCTCAAGGTGGCTGTTGTAATGTTATTCGGGTATAAACCCTCTAAG aTTGAAGTGGACACAATGGTACCGAGCCTGTCAAAGACTGGAG GAGTGCGACCTGATGAATTTGTGAGGCTGATGGCCCTGAAGAGAAGCGCACAGCTGAGCTTTGGCTACCAGAGACAGATATTTTCAGTGTTTGATACACATT GCCGTGGATTTTTAAACGTGGATGACTTTAAACGTGCATTTAAACGAGTGGCGCCACATTTGTCTGAGCAGACGGTCATTGAGGCTTTCAG